Below is a genomic region from Rana temporaria chromosome 3, aRanTem1.1, whole genome shotgun sequence.
GGGGTATTTTCACCaacgaaatgtagcagaatacagtatgacctaaatttataaagaaggatcattttataacagaaatgaagaaacattttcagtctttttttatttatttagcaaaaagtaaaagacccGGTGGGGattaactaccaccaaaagaaagctcaagttgtatgaaaataaaaaaaatgattaaaatgtaatttgggtacaatgttgcatgaccgcgcaattgtcattcaaagtgtgagagcgctgaaagctgaaaattggcctgggcaggaagggggtgaaagtgcccgatattgaaggggttaacatagcGGGCTAATAAGGTTGCCATATTAACGAAACAATGTTAGTGCGGTGATCTCCCCCCTCTGTTGTGTTTTTACAGGCGGACTGCCCTCCCCTCCAGAACACACTTATCAGCATTGatacaccctgcacccctttacattacacagcccctgcacctctggacccctttacattacacagccccctgcatcactggacccctttacatcacatagccccctgcacctctggacccctttacattacacagcaccctgcatcactggacccctttacattacacagcaccctgcatctctggacccttttacattacaaagcaccctgcatcactgcacccctttacattacacagcaccctgcacctctggacccctttacattacacagcaccctgcacctctggacccctttacattacacagccccctgcatcactggacccctttatattacacagcaccctgcacctctggacccctttacattacacagcaccctgcatcactggacccctttacattacacagcaccctgcacctctggacccctttacattacacagcaccctgcatcactggacccctttacattacacagcaccctgcatcactggacctctttacattacacagcaccctgcacccctggacccctttacattacacagcaccctgcacctctgcaccccttttacattacacagccgcctgcacctctgcacccctttacatcacatagccccctgcacccttttacactacacagccctctgcacccctttacattacacagcaccctgcatcactggacccctttacattacacagcaccctgcatcactggacccctttagatctcatagcaccctgcatctctggaccattttacattgcacagcaccctgcacctctgcacccctttacatcacatagccccctgcacctctggacccttttacactacacagccctctgcacccctttacattacacagcaccctgcatcactgcaccccttttacattacacagccgcctgcacctttgcacccctttacatcacatagccccctgcacctctggacccttttacattgcacagcaccctgcatcactgcaccccttttacattacacagccgcctgcacctctgcacccctttacatcacatagccccctgcatctctggacccttttacattgcacagcaccctgcatcactgcaccccttttacattacacagccgcctgcacctctgcacccctttacatcacatagccccctgcacctctgccgccccccccccccacatgtcagctaaaaaaaattaaaaaaaatatatatatattttttttttaaatcgggatggtgtcacccctctagcgggtgtcacccgggcggaccgcaccccccgcacccccctaggaaCGCCTCTGAGTGGAGACCCTCTTGGACCACAGCATTGTCTGGAGAGGGGGgtgttagatggactagtagAATAAAATGGACTTCACATCAGTGACTAACAaactaaagcagaactccagataacactttataagccgttacagcaacatttttgtctccttttgggataaaggttttacatcaatggataaaagctgatcattgaaaGCACCCCTGTcattggtaaatggtttgtcccaaCCCTTTCCAATTTTATGAGACCCCCCACCTACCGCCTCAGCTACGGGTCCTAAAAATACACCGACACCGAGAGGTGGTAGCCACACTTCTCCCGGACTCAGGTTCCAAAGGAATTGTCAATGGCACTGATGCCCGACCGGTACCGAGTGCCCAAACACAACCGGCGAAGAACCACTTATAATGGGAGTCTATGGCGGTTAATGTTCGGGTTAAAATATTCGCGGCTCCCCGGTCTTACGTTCTCCGGTAACCAAACTTGGCTGGTCGGTAGAGGAAGTAATGGGCGACGGACTCTTTTTCTGGACAGATTGGTCTGTTAACCGCTCAAGGGCCGCCAAACGAACTtctacgtcgacagaatggcacggctgagcaaatgggcgtacaggtccCAAAATGGCTTCAAAatatccgatgtgtccaccataatgtcgcagtcgctgatcgccgccattatgccctatacacacgatcggtccatctgatgaaaaaggactgatggattttttcatcagttatccgatgaagctgactgatgatcagtcgtgcctacacaccatcagttaaaaaaaacgtttgtgtcagaacgcggacacgtaaaccacgtacgacggcactataaaggggaagttcaaatccaatggcgccgcCCTTAGGGCTGCTTTAGCAGATTTTGTGTTAGCaaaagccgattcgcgcttttctgtctgttacagcctgatgaatgtgctagctccataacgaacgctaattttcccagaacgagcgctcccgccccctaatttagtctgagcatgcgtggatttttaacccatggacgtgcctacagacgattgttttttttcaatcggttagttaaccatcagatcattttaaaacaagttcccagttttttaaccgatgattaaaaaatcgatggggcccacacacgatcggttagtctgatgaaaacggtctatcagaccgttttcatcagacaaaccgatcgtgtgtatgcggcatcactagtaaatgtttaataaaaatgccataaaactatcccctattttgtagacgcaataacttttgcgcaaaccaatcaatcaacggttattgcgatttttttatcaaaaatatgtagaagaatacgtatcggcctaaactgaggaatttttttttatatgtttttttgggatattttttatagcaaaaagtaaaaagtattgatttttttttttcaaaaattgttggTTTGGTTGACCAATGAATCAATCCCACCACCTGTCCCTGTGATGTCACCAGACTCTGGGTGGAGTCCTCACATCTCTTGATTCCCACCACAGATCTTTATACATCCTCTCCCTACATATATCCCAacatggaggggctcagtgaaggtggtggtgaaggtgtagaggtgtcggatcgggtcacacagatcagaaaaggagatccgcccggcctcataatccagatcTATCCTGACTCTCTTACTGAAGATATCATCAACTAAGAAGGTCTCGTCACTGTCATGTATCAATATATGCTCATCACATGACATGTTCAATCCCCAGGACTTGTTATTATATCCAATTGCTGActcctcccctttcctctctatactggggtaacacatccCAACTGTCCAAATCCTCGACCCCTCGACATCCACAtcccagtaatgtctccctgagGAGAAACTCTGACTGCTCAACACCTGAGGAGAACACTGAAATCTCTCTGGTGTTTCTGGGTAATTCTGGTCTATATCTGACCAGGATACAGTTTTCCTGTCATCTGATATCTGTAGATCATTACTAGCTGTGTTTccatccagtaatatgtctgcagctccCTGTATAGGGAAGTATACATTTACCTCTCTTATTATATCAGATAAACCTGTGTGTAAGACCCCCGCCAcacccagaccccctccatcatggaggagctcctcatgtctctctctgtcctcattatctccatcctcagtatcacacaagtcacctgtgtctgattcctgtaagacagtcagtggatccgtcatgttacacagctcctcaatgtgacgcatcttcctggacagctcctccttctttatttccagatcCCGGATGGAGATGGAGATCCGCTCTGCCCTCCCGGAGATTTCCCTCAGGACTCTCTTCTCCAGATCTTCCAGACGTCTCCTGAGATCTCTAAACAGGTCAGTGACTCTCTCGGTGTCACCAGCTGCTTCTTCTACTttcctcctgtgttcctgcagactctggactctttcctccgtctcctctctctttgtcagatgtttctgcagaacattcctcagtgtcgtcttcttcttctcagaAGCCTCATCCAGTGATATCATCTCATGTCCTTTATGTTCTCCAATCGCATAACAAGACATACAGATACAGGTCTTatcctcagtgcagtaatactccaggatcttcttatggacggagcatttccTGCTCTCCATGGACAAGGTGGGGTCACATAAGACGTGTTCTGGGGACTTTTTGTGGACTCTCAGGTGTTTATCACACAGAGAAACCTCACAGTGTAGACAGGATCTAACAGCAGGTAGACGAGAGTCCACACAGTAAGTACAGAAGACCCCGGACTCCTCTTGATCTGGCTGAGCAGACAGGAAAGTCTCTGCTATGTTACGTAGTGTTATGTTCCTCTGCAGTGCAGGACGATCCGGAAACTTCTCtctgcattcaggacaggaatatcctccagacccctcctgtgtatccagcacacgatcaatacagacccggcagaagttgtgacCACATCTCAGGGTTACAGGATCGgtataaatgttcagacagatggaacattccagctcagctctcagatcagcagacgccATCGCTCACAGCAAAAGAGGGAAGTGAAGCTGAAAGTCTCTGGAACTAGAAATGCAGTTGATTCCGTTACAAATCATTCGCACAGGGGGCGAGGCTGAGCTCAGCTCTCAGCTGATTTGTTAATACATAAACATGGGTGCAGCTCTCAAAAAGttttataaacaaatataaacTCAAAATTCATGTAATAAATGGACAAAACGCAATAAATATGCGTCAAAAATGTATGAGTGATCAAACGTAAGCATAAGTAGAGTAGATATAgtgattagggttgagcgaacccgaactgtaaagttcgggttcggtatggactttgggtttttcccgaacccggacccgaacccgaatagttggaaaaagtccaggttcggggtcggagttcgggtatgttttggcgcgctgcacggcagccaatcgccattcgtgttactactgtgactgggaactgatcacagccatgcctacttatggcatggctgtgattggccagtgcagcatgtgacccatcatgtgacgtgcctctatattagatagaggcacacagcacagatcatcactctgcttcactctagatagggaaaggctgctggaatctgctgcatagggaaagtctaatgccgggtacacatgagaggatttatctgctgaaacggtcctccggaccatatccgcggataaatcctctggcggattttgatctcctggttgtactaaccaggagatcaaaatccccgcggaattccgtccgcggtgacgtgtcgcgccgtcgccgcgatgatgatgcggcgacgtgcgcgaccctgtcatataaggatatccacgcatgcgtcgaatccttacgacgcatgcgagggagggaatcggacggatcgatccggtgagtctgtacagaccatcggatcgatccgctggagccgattccagcggatagatttcttagcatgctaagaaatttttatccgctggaaatcggtcggcccgaaatatatccgcggataaatatccgctggatcgtacacaccagcggatccatccgctgaaaccgatccgcggatcaatttcagcggatagatcctctcgtgtgtacggggccttaggtgtatctggctcgttgtcactgcttcacttatgtgagggaaaggttgctgaatctgctTAGGCACAGTTTTAGGTctatgttgctccagaaatatcaacaagcactctattcctgtgacatctgctgtgcttcatatagtttaggaattttgttcaactatagtggctgtttgcaatctataggtgactctgagtatttcaacagcactacacctgccacaccacctgtgcacctgtgatatactgtgtttctgtcaagtacatagtcagggacaggttcctgaaatatattttctataggggcagtcagtactctataggtgactgagtatttcaacagcactacacctgccacaccacctgtgcacctgtgatatactgtgtttctgtcaagtacatagtcagggacaggttcctgaaatattttttctataggggcagtcagtactctataggtgactgagtatttcaacagcactacacctgccacaccacctgtgatatactgtgtttctgtcaagtacatagtcagggacaggttcctgaaatattttttctataggggcagtcagtactctataggtgactgagtatttcaacagcactacacctgccacaccacctgtgcacctgtgatatactgtgtttctgtcaagtacatagtcagggagagtttccagaaatatttttcctataggggcagtcagcaatctataggtgactctgtatatttcaacagcactgcacctgtcccctgtgatatactgtctgtgcagtacattgtttagggctgggttcctgcttcttgctataggtggagaaatatataggtgaatctctgcctatttcaccagcttacacttttttgtatttaaattttttcaaaattagggcaagaccctaaatttgagaaatatataggtgaatctctgcccatttcaccagcactccacctttcccctgtgatatactgtctgt
It encodes:
- the LOC120933783 gene encoding E3 ubiquitin/ISG15 ligase TRIM25-like yields the protein MASADLRAELECSICLNIYTDPVTLRCGHNFCRVCIDRVLDTQEGSGGYSCPECREKFPDRPALQRNITLRNIAETFLSAQPDQEESGVFCTYCVDSRLPAVRSCLHCEVSLCDKHLRVHKKSPEHVLCDPTLSMESRKCSVHKKILEYYCTEDKTCICMSCYAIGEHKGHEMISLDEASEKKKTTLRNVLQKHLTKREETEERVQSLQEHRRKVEEAAGDTERVTDLFRDLRRRLEDLEKRVLREISGRAERISISIRDLEIKKEELSRKMRHIEELCNMTDPLTVLQESDTGDLCDTEDGDNEDRERHEELLHDGGGLGVAGVLHTGLSDIIREVNVYFPIQGAADILLDGNTASNDLQISDDRKTVSWSDIDQNYPETPERFQCSPQVLSSQSFSSGRHYWDVDVEGSRIWTVGMCYPSIERKGEESAIGYNNKSWGLNMSCDEHILIHDSDETFLVDDIFSKRVRIDLDYEAGRISFSDLCDPIRHLYTFTTTFTEPLHVGIYVGRGCIKICGGNQEM